In a genomic window of Quercus lobata isolate SW786 chromosome 4, ValleyOak3.0 Primary Assembly, whole genome shotgun sequence:
- the LOC115986826 gene encoding U-box domain-containing protein 44-like, with translation MGTIDTRSFLELMTELIAMVDEIVSLAKDSDTEREVFTEFALLVERFSPSLNELKDNEKFMDRSTIRKAVESLEEQLNRSKVLVQSPNSDTFIKHVEEVTHDLGRSLGLLLLASLEVSTDLKEKIGDLHKELMSTRFSLDSSPSSSWVSEFVSELKVVNEIEEESISLEPLDIGDVVLQLKYGNDEEFKYALLGLNELIGSEKVSNEWIDEEGIIPILFNRLGSGKPENRLTIIQILRRLALENADNKEKMVDVEYLSTLVKSLTRDVEERREAVGLLVNFSDLPAVRRRMGRIQGCIVMLVAMLNGDDSVASRDAGKLLNAFSSNTQNALHMAEAGYFKPLVQYLKEGSDMSKVLMATALSRMELTDKWRAALGEDGAIEPLVKMFNAGKLESKLSALSALQNLSRLTENIQRLISSGIVAPLLQLLFSVTSVLMTLREPASAILARVAESESILVNQDVAHQMLSLLNLSSPVIQCHLLQALNSIAAHSSASKVRRKMKENGAIQLLLPFLMENNTKIRSLSLNLIYTLSKYLPEELTEQLGETHISTIVSIISSSTSESEKAAAVGILSNLPISYKKATDILKKANFLPILISIISSSNAPSTPTTCWLEESIAGVLIRFTNPSDKKLQLLSAEHGVIPLLLKLLSSGSPVAKCRAATSLAQLSQNTLSLRKPRKSRWLCVPASADAYCDVHDGFCFVNSTLCLVKAGAIPPLVQILEGKDREADEAVLGSLATLLQDEIWENGSNYIAKISGVQAIIKFLESGNVKAQEKALWILERILRVDEYRVKYGESAQVVLIDLAQNGDPKLKPTVAKLLAQLEVLQDQSSYF, from the exons ATGGGAACTATTGATACTAGAAGCTTTTTAGAGCTCATGACAGAGCTAATAGCAATGGTGGACGAGATTGTCTCGCTGGCAAAAGACTCAGATACTGAAAGAGAGGTTTTCACAGAATTTGCACTGCTTGTTGAAAGGTTTTCACCAAGTCTGAATGAATTAAAGGACAATGAAAAATTCATGGACAGGTCAACTATTCGAAAAGCAGTGGAATCCCTTGAGGAACAGCTTAACCGCTCCAAGGTTTTGGTACAAAGTCCCAATTCAGATACATTTATTAAGCATGTGGAGGAAGTGACTCATGATCTTGGCCGGTCACTAGGCCTATTGCTCTTAGCTAGTCTTGAAGTGTCCAcagatttgaaagaaaagattgGGGACTTACATAAAGAATTGATGAGTACAAGGTTTAGTTTGGATTCAAGTCCTAGTTCAAGTTGGGTATCGGAGTTTGTTAGTGAGTTGAAAGTGGTGAATGAAATAGAGGAGGAGAGTATTAGTCTTGAACCTCTTGATATTGGTGATGTTGTGTTGCAACTCAAGTATGGCAATGATGAAGAATTCAAATATGCACTTTTGGGATTGAATGAGTTGATTGGAAGTGAAAAAGTTAGTAATGAATGGattgatgaagaagggattaTTCCAATTCTGTTTAATCGTTTAGGTTCTGGCAAGCCGGAGAATAGGTTGACTATAATTCAAATACTAAGAAGACTAGCTTTGGAGAATGCTGACAACAAG GAAAAGATGGTGGATGTTGAGTATTTGTCAACGCTGGTGAAGTCTTTGACACGGGATGTGGAAGAGAGGAGAGAAGCTGTTGGCCTGTTGGTAAATTTCTCTGATCTTCCTGCAGTTAGGCGGCGGATGGGCAGAATTCAAGGGTGTATTGTTATGTTAGTTGCCATGCTAAATGGGGATGATTCAGTTGCTTCCAGAGATGCAGGGAAATTGTTAAATGCCTTTTCAAGTAACACTCAAAATGCACTTCATATGGCTGAGGCTGGTTACTTTAAGCCACTGGTTCAGTACCTAAAGGAAG GTTCTGACATGAGTAAGGTTCTCATGGCAACAGCACTATCAAGAATGGAGCTGACAGATAAGTGGAGAGCTGCACTTGGTGAAGATGGGGCAATTGAGCCCCTTGTCAAGATGTTTAATGCAGGAAAACTTGAATCTAAATTATCAGCTTTAAGTGCATTGCAAAATTTATCCAGATTGACAGAAAACATTCAACGCTTGATTAGTTCAGGAATAGTAGCACCACTGCTTCAGCTCCTCTTCTCTGTCACATCTGTGCTCATGACTCTTCGGGAGCCAGCATCAGCAATTCTTGCAAGGGTTGCAGAGTCAGAATCCATTCTTGTTAACCAAGATGTGGCACATCAGATGCTCTCGCTTTTAAATCTGTCTAGTCCAGTAATTCAGTGTCACCTCTTACAAGCACTCAACAGCATTGCTGCCCATTCTAGTGCATCCAAAGTtagaaggaaaatgaaagaaaatggtGCCATTCAGCTACTTCTACCATTCCTGATggaaaacaacacaaaaatcaGGAGTCTTTCCTTAAACTTGATTTACACTCTATCTAAATATTTACCAGAAGAGTTAACTGAACAGCTAGGAGAAACACACATTAGTACAATTGTCAGTATTATTTCATCATCAACATCTGAGAGTGAAAAAGCTGCAGCAGTTGGCATACTAAGCAATCTTCCCATTAGTTATAAGAAAGCAACGGATATACTTAAGAAGGCAAATTTTCTGCCAATTTTGATCTCCATTATCAGTTCAAGCAATGCACCTTCAACACCCACAACATGCTGGTTAGAAGAGAGCATTGCAGGTGTACTAATTCGGTTCACAAATCCTTCCGATAAGAAGTTACAGCTTCTCTCAGCGGAACATGGGGTTATTCCTTTGCTTCTGAAATTGCTTTCAAGTGGATCACCAGTTGCAAAATGCAGAGCTGCAACCTCACTAGCCCAGTTATCACAGAATACACTATCTCTTAGAAAGCCTAGAAAGTCAAGGTGGTTGTGTGTTCCTGCTTCTGCAGATGCCTATTGTGATGTTCATGATGGTTTCTGCTTTGTAAATAGTACACTTTGTTTGGTCAAGGCAGGTGCCATTCCTCCATTGGTTCAAATATTGGAAGGTAAAGATAGGGAAGCAGATGAGGCTGTTCTTGGCTCCCTTGCAACTCTCTTGCAAGATGAAATTTGGGAGAATGGAAGCAATTACATTGCCAAAATATCAGGCGTTCAAGccattataaaatttttagaatcaGGTAATGTGAAGGCTCAGGAGAAAGCACTATGGATATTGGAGAGGATTTTAAGAGTTGATGAATACAGAGTAAAGTATGGGGAATCAGCTCAGGTAGTGCTTATCGATTTAGCCCAGAATGGCGACCCCAAATTGAAACCAACTGTTGCAAAATTATTGGCTCAGCTTGAGGTCTTGCAGGATCAGTCTAGTTACTTCTGA